A single region of the Arthrobacter sp. PAMC25564 genome encodes:
- a CDS encoding DUF2177 family protein → MVILQFLVVAAAFAVIDSVWLKSMSRFYRSHLGHLMADKPHLGYAVVFYVLYIAGIVFFALQPALDGGSWLTALGYGAALGTFAYATYDLTNAATLKDWPLAIVLADIVWGAFLTGVATVVGWLVFH, encoded by the coding sequence ATGGTCATCTTGCAGTTCCTCGTTGTAGCCGCCGCGTTTGCCGTCATCGATTCCGTCTGGCTCAAGTCGATGAGCAGGTTTTACCGGAGCCATCTGGGGCACCTCATGGCGGACAAGCCCCATCTAGGGTACGCCGTCGTCTTCTATGTGCTGTACATCGCCGGGATCGTTTTCTTCGCCCTCCAGCCGGCGCTCGACGGCGGCAGTTGGCTGACCGCGCTGGGTTACGGTGCCGCGCTGGGAACCTTCGCCTACGCCACCTACGACCTCACGAACGCCGCGACGTTGAAGGACTGGCCGCTCGCGATCGTGCTGGCGGACATCGTCTGGGGTGCGTTCCTGACCGGCGTGGCCACCGTCGTCGGCTGGCTCGTCTTCCACTAG
- a CDS encoding endonuclease/exonuclease/phosphatase family protein → MRVISYNLRKHKASGELVDLATDFGVDALCLQECDTEDLPATIGDLHLADATKGNRLGLAIYYRQDRFTAHDTRTFALKKSLHDHVLAPAHERLIGTHVVDNETGHDLVIASFHAAPLTASNSLRRNQIHAAHAELLSMGGGLRTLMVGDFNYPFFTKYLTEQMKDAGYELSLSDRRTYTRYKVFKGHFDFATSQGMDIDSVETLPRGASDHLPILVSAEYGEDTTAAGPAGPAAD, encoded by the coding sequence ATCCGAGTCATTAGCTACAACCTCCGCAAGCACAAGGCCAGTGGTGAGCTGGTCGATCTGGCCACTGATTTCGGGGTTGATGCGTTATGCCTCCAGGAGTGCGATACGGAGGACCTGCCGGCGACCATCGGTGATCTGCACCTTGCCGACGCCACCAAGGGGAACCGGCTGGGCCTGGCCATCTACTACCGCCAGGACCGCTTCACCGCGCACGACACCAGGACGTTCGCCCTGAAGAAATCCCTCCACGATCATGTCCTGGCTCCCGCACACGAGCGGCTCATCGGCACCCACGTGGTCGACAACGAGACCGGGCATGACCTGGTCATCGCGTCCTTCCACGCCGCGCCGCTGACAGCGTCGAACTCTCTGCGGAGGAACCAGATCCATGCTGCGCACGCCGAGCTGCTCAGCATGGGCGGTGGCCTGAGGACACTGATGGTGGGGGACTTCAACTATCCGTTCTTCACCAAGTACCTCACCGAGCAGATGAAGGACGCCGGCTACGAGCTCTCGCTCAGCGACCGGCGCACGTACACGCGGTACAAGGTCTTCAAGGGCCACTTCGACTTCGCGACGTCCCAGGGCATGGACATCGACAGCGTGGAGACCCTCCCGCGCGGCGCTTCCGATCACCTGCCCATCCTCGTGTCCGCGGAGTACGGCGAGGATACGACGGCGGCCGGCCCAGCGGGACCAGCCGCTGACTGA
- a CDS encoding thioesterase family protein, which produces MAAGLPVLAEGDFYYEVLGGGRFRSTIHAQGAWNEHEQHMAPASGIMADCLARHEPRDDMRMARLSYEILGLIPGGEFEVTTTTLRPGRTIELLQAELVAGGRVAIRATAWRMITSDTTAIAAFEDPGIAGPEDCDPYDAALVWPGGYIASLQMRIAEGHRAGSGTVWLHTSHPLTDQADSSGLARLIGLVDTANGIAARVPPGKGSYAFPNLDLQIHMYRHPEGEWLGLDNEVSFGTDGIGLTSTVLHDLKGPFGRAEQILTLRKS; this is translated from the coding sequence TTGGCTGCTGGACTGCCGGTTCTTGCCGAGGGCGATTTTTACTACGAGGTGCTTGGTGGCGGCCGGTTCCGCTCCACCATCCACGCCCAGGGCGCCTGGAACGAGCACGAGCAGCATATGGCACCGGCCTCCGGCATCATGGCCGACTGCCTGGCCCGGCACGAGCCCCGCGACGACATGCGGATGGCGCGCCTGAGCTACGAAATCCTGGGCTTGATTCCCGGCGGCGAGTTTGAAGTCACCACCACGACCCTGCGCCCCGGCCGGACCATAGAACTGCTGCAGGCGGAACTGGTGGCCGGCGGCCGCGTCGCCATCCGCGCCACGGCCTGGCGGATGATCACCTCCGACACCACCGCCATCGCGGCCTTCGAGGATCCGGGGATCGCCGGACCGGAGGACTGCGATCCATACGACGCCGCGCTCGTCTGGCCCGGCGGCTACATCGCCTCGCTGCAGATGCGGATCGCGGAGGGCCATCGCGCGGGCTCCGGTACGGTGTGGCTGCACACCAGCCATCCGCTCACCGACCAGGCGGACAGCAGCGGGCTGGCCAGGCTGATCGGGCTGGTGGACACGGCCAACGGCATCGCGGCGCGGGTGCCGCCGGGCAAGGGCAGCTACGCCTTTCCCAATCTGGACCTGCAGATCCACATGTACCGGCACCCTGAAGGGGAGTGGCTGGGACTGGACAACGAGGTGTCCTTCGGCACCGACGGGATCGGGCTGACCTCCACGGTGCTGCACGACCTCAAGGGCCCGTTCGGCCGCGCGGAGCAGATCCTGACGCTGCGCAAGTCCTGA
- a CDS encoding SulP family inorganic anion transporter, translating into MPAASEPGCPVGAGGRELTRGPVRHAWSLPPGLKTVLDYERSWLKSDLAAGAAVSAVLIPAGMAYAEASGLPAVTGLYASVIPLLAYAVFGPSRVLIVGPDSTLAPMIAAAVLPLAARGSDHAVALAGVLALMIGVILLVGRVVRLGFVTGLLSKPIRVGYLNGIALAVILSQLPKFLGIPSPGGSLVDNAAGTARAVLHGAVNPLALLFGAGTVAIIVACRFLPWKVPGVLLAVVGATALTAALDLTAAVPMVGALPGGFPSPGIRGVTGAEVFALIGPAAGIALMAFADTSVLSKSLAARRGTRVNGNQEMGALGVANAACGLFGGFPVSGSASRTPIALEAGARSPFSGVVAAALVVLFMLAVPGVTSFLPSSALAAVVIVAAASIVDVKTLIRLFRMSRREAALLLATFLGVAFVGVLEGIVVAIGLSLIAFVLRAWDPYRTELASVGDVPGYHDLNRHPEGQRVPGLVIARFDAPLFFANGAVFTEHIRTLVANAPGPVRWVIVASEAITDLDTTALDDLVELDDELAKIGISLVFAEMKGPIKDRLIRFGVSSRFGPGHFFPTVTNAVRSYKREFDLP; encoded by the coding sequence ATGCCCGCAGCCAGCGAACCGGGGTGCCCCGTCGGCGCCGGCGGTCGGGAACTGACGCGGGGCCCCGTGCGCCACGCGTGGAGCCTGCCGCCCGGCCTCAAGACTGTCCTCGACTATGAGCGCTCCTGGCTGAAATCCGACCTTGCCGCCGGCGCCGCGGTCAGCGCCGTCCTTATCCCGGCCGGGATGGCCTATGCGGAAGCCTCCGGGCTGCCTGCCGTCACTGGCCTGTACGCCTCGGTGATCCCTTTGCTGGCCTATGCCGTCTTCGGACCCTCCCGGGTCCTGATCGTTGGCCCGGATTCAACCCTGGCGCCGATGATCGCCGCCGCCGTGCTGCCGCTGGCGGCCCGGGGTTCCGACCACGCCGTGGCCCTCGCGGGGGTCCTGGCCCTGATGATCGGCGTCATCCTCCTCGTCGGGCGCGTCGTCAGGCTCGGGTTTGTCACCGGGCTGCTCTCCAAACCCATCCGCGTCGGCTACCTCAACGGCATCGCGCTCGCGGTCATCCTCAGCCAACTGCCCAAGTTCCTCGGAATTCCGTCCCCGGGCGGCTCGCTCGTGGACAACGCCGCCGGCACGGCCCGGGCGGTGCTCCACGGCGCCGTCAATCCCCTCGCGCTGCTCTTCGGCGCCGGAACGGTGGCCATCATCGTCGCCTGCCGGTTCCTGCCGTGGAAGGTGCCCGGAGTGCTGCTCGCGGTCGTCGGGGCCACGGCCCTTACCGCCGCCCTGGACCTGACGGCGGCGGTCCCGATGGTGGGTGCGTTGCCCGGCGGCTTCCCTTCGCCAGGCATCCGCGGAGTCACCGGCGCCGAGGTTTTCGCCCTCATCGGCCCGGCGGCCGGCATTGCACTGATGGCCTTCGCGGACACCTCCGTGCTGTCCAAGAGCCTGGCCGCGCGACGCGGAACCCGCGTGAACGGGAACCAGGAAATGGGGGCCCTGGGTGTCGCGAATGCGGCCTGCGGCCTGTTTGGCGGGTTCCCCGTCTCCGGCAGCGCCTCGCGTACCCCGATCGCCCTCGAGGCCGGCGCGAGGAGCCCGTTCAGCGGAGTGGTCGCGGCGGCCCTCGTGGTGCTCTTTATGCTGGCCGTGCCCGGTGTGACATCCTTCCTGCCCTCCAGCGCCCTGGCCGCCGTCGTGATCGTGGCAGCCGCCTCGATCGTGGATGTGAAGACGCTCATCCGCTTGTTCCGGATGAGCCGGAGGGAGGCTGCACTGCTGCTGGCCACTTTCCTTGGTGTGGCGTTCGTGGGGGTTCTCGAAGGCATTGTGGTGGCGATCGGCCTGTCGCTTATCGCCTTCGTCCTCCGGGCCTGGGATCCCTACCGGACCGAATTGGCGAGCGTCGGGGACGTACCGGGCTACCACGACCTCAACAGGCACCCCGAGGGCCAGCGGGTGCCGGGGCTCGTGATCGCACGCTTCGATGCGCCGCTCTTCTTCGCGAACGGGGCCGTATTTACGGAACACATCCGGACCCTCGTGGCGAACGCCCCCGGGCCGGTGCGGTGGGTGATCGTTGCCTCGGAGGCCATCACGGATCTGGACACCACCGCCCTGGATGACCTGGTGGAGCTGGATGACGAGCTGGCGAAGATCGGCATCAGCCTGGTCTTCGCCGAGATGAAGGGCCCCATCAAGGACCGGCTGATCCGCTTCGGCGTCAGCAGCAGGTTCGGGCCAGGACACTTCTTCCCCACCGTGACCAACGCGGTCCGCAGCTATAAGAGGGAGTTCGACCTCCCGTAG
- a CDS encoding mycoredoxin, producing MDFTPESGTITMFSTTWCGYCNRLKKQLDAQGIGYTEINIEEVEGTADLVEKLNGGNRTVPTVLFPDGTAATNPSAAEVKNRLAA from the coding sequence GTGGACTTCACCCCCGAATCCGGCACCATCACCATGTTTTCGACCACCTGGTGCGGCTACTGCAACCGGCTGAAGAAGCAGCTGGACGCCCAGGGCATCGGTTACACGGAGATCAACATCGAAGAAGTCGAAGGCACCGCCGACCTCGTGGAGAAGCTCAACGGAGGCAACCGCACCGTCCCGACCGTGCTGTTCCCGGACGGCACCGCGGCCACGAACCCCTCGGCAGCCGAGGTCAAGAACCGGCTCGCCGCCTAG
- a CDS encoding S-(hydroxymethyl)mycothiol dehydrogenase — MVHKVKGVVARSKGAPVTVETILVPDPGPGEALVDILTSGVCHTDLHYKLGAINDDFPFLLGHEATGVVSAVGPDVTEVAPGDRVVLNWRAVCGECRACRRGQAQYCFNTHNATQKMTLEDGTELTAALGIGAFAEKTLVAAGQCTKVDPEADPAAIGLLGCGVMAGLGAAINTGGVKRGDSVAVIGCGGVGTAAIAGAALAGATTVIAVDIDAKKLDRAKELGATHTVDSSAVDPVEAIRELTGGFGADVVIDAVGRPETYKQAFYARDLAGTVVLVGVPSPDMTLELPLLDVFGRGGSLKSSWYGDCLPSRDFPMLISLYRQGKLDLDAFVTERITINDIEEAFGKMHAGSVLRSVVEL; from the coding sequence ATGGTCCACAAAGTCAAAGGCGTAGTTGCCCGCTCCAAGGGAGCACCCGTCACGGTGGAGACCATCCTGGTCCCGGATCCGGGGCCCGGCGAGGCATTGGTGGACATCCTCACCAGCGGCGTCTGCCACACTGACCTGCACTACAAGCTCGGCGCGATCAACGACGACTTCCCCTTCCTGCTCGGCCACGAGGCCACCGGCGTGGTCAGCGCCGTGGGTCCGGACGTCACCGAGGTAGCCCCCGGAGACCGCGTGGTGCTGAACTGGCGTGCCGTCTGCGGCGAATGCCGTGCCTGCCGCCGCGGCCAGGCGCAGTACTGCTTCAACACCCACAACGCCACCCAGAAGATGACGCTTGAGGACGGCACCGAGCTCACCGCGGCCCTCGGCATCGGCGCCTTCGCCGAGAAGACCCTCGTCGCCGCCGGCCAGTGCACCAAGGTGGACCCGGAAGCCGACCCTGCCGCCATCGGCCTGCTGGGCTGCGGCGTCATGGCGGGCCTGGGTGCCGCCATCAACACCGGCGGCGTCAAGCGCGGCGATTCGGTCGCCGTCATCGGCTGCGGCGGAGTGGGCACCGCGGCCATCGCGGGGGCCGCGCTCGCCGGCGCCACCACCGTCATCGCCGTCGACATCGATGCCAAGAAACTCGACCGCGCCAAGGAACTCGGCGCCACCCACACGGTGGATTCCTCCGCCGTCGACCCGGTCGAGGCCATCCGCGAGCTCACCGGCGGCTTCGGCGCCGACGTGGTGATCGACGCCGTCGGGCGCCCCGAGACCTACAAGCAGGCGTTCTACGCCCGGGACCTGGCCGGCACGGTGGTGCTGGTGGGCGTACCGAGCCCGGACATGACCCTGGAACTGCCGCTGCTGGATGTCTTCGGCCGCGGCGGCTCGCTCAAGTCCTCCTGGTACGGCGACTGCCTGCCCTCCCGCGACTTCCCGATGCTGATCAGCCTCTACCGCCAGGGCAAGCTGGACCTCGACGCCTTCGTCACCGAACGCATCACGATCAACGACATCGAGGAAGCCTTCGGCAAGATGCACGCCGGCTCGGTGCTCCGCTCCGTGGTCGAACTGTGA
- a CDS encoding DUF305 domain-containing protein, protein MKKILTISAVGIAAAIALAGCAGTSGSTPASSMPGMGQNGMGMSSSSAPAASNHNAAETMFTQGMIPHHAQAVEMSDMMLKKQGMDARITALATRIKAAQAPEIEQMTGWLKSWNEPAQMASGHGMGDGMMGDDDLNKLDAAQGTEAAKLFLTGMIAHHQGAVTMATAEISQGKNPDAISLSKAIVTSQTAEIQEMKGLLAGF, encoded by the coding sequence ATGAAGAAAATTCTGACCATTTCTGCCGTTGGAATTGCCGCCGCCATAGCCCTGGCGGGCTGCGCGGGGACCTCCGGAAGTACACCTGCCAGCTCCATGCCGGGCATGGGCCAAAACGGGATGGGGATGTCCTCGAGCTCAGCCCCCGCGGCCTCGAACCACAACGCTGCGGAAACCATGTTCACCCAAGGGATGATCCCGCACCACGCCCAGGCCGTAGAGATGAGCGACATGATGCTCAAGAAGCAGGGCATGGATGCCCGGATCACCGCTCTCGCCACCAGGATCAAAGCCGCGCAGGCCCCCGAGATTGAGCAGATGACGGGCTGGCTCAAGTCCTGGAACGAACCGGCCCAGATGGCGTCCGGCCATGGCATGGGCGACGGGATGATGGGCGATGACGATCTGAACAAGCTCGATGCCGCCCAGGGTACTGAAGCGGCCAAGCTTTTCCTGACCGGGATGATCGCCCACCACCAAGGCGCCGTGACGATGGCGACGGCTGAAATCAGCCAAGGCAAAAACCCCGACGCCATCAGCCTCAGCAAGGCAATCGTGACCTCGCAGACAGCCGAAATCCAGGAAATGAAGGGTCTGCTGGCGGGCTTCTAG
- a CDS encoding copper-translocating P-type ATPase yields MDQDHHNGPSARQDEPSAPRSGSAVAHAPDAHAVHGHGMDDEHMVHSHGQHAGHSVAMFKNRFWLTLALSVPVVYFSPMFGHLLGYMPPVFPGSAWIPPLLGTVIFVYGGQPFLRGGLEELKSRKPAMMLLIAMAISVAFIASWVTSLGIGGFDLDFWWELALLVAIMLLGHWIEMRALGSARGALDALAALLPDEADRITAEGTETVKVSELVAGDTVLVRSGARMPADGMVVDGQAEFDESMITGESRTVLRSPGDKVIAGTVATDNTVRVQVTAVGDDTALAGIQRLVAEAQASSSKAQALADRAAAFLFYFAAGAGVITFIVWSMLGSVPDAVTRTVTVLVIACPHALGLAIPLVIAISTEQAARAGVLIKNRMALERMRTVDVVLFDKTGTLTRGEPALKDVAAAEGLDRNDLLALAAAVEADSEHPVARAIVRAAREQGMAIPAASGFSSMTGRGVRATVDGRTVQVGGPALLRDLEAEEPPALAAATRAWMDRGAAVLHIIDGRRILGAVSLEDAVRTESRQAVKALQDRGIKVAMITGDARQVARAVAEELNIDEVFAEVLPADKDKKVAELQARGLKVAMVGDGVNDSPALARAEVGIAIGAGTDVAMESAGVVLAGNDPRAVLSMLDLSRASYRKMWQNLIWATGYNIISVPLAAGVLAFAGVVLSPAAGAVLMSVSTIVVALNAQLLRRLKLNPAQVR; encoded by the coding sequence ATGGACCAGGACCACCACAACGGACCTTCCGCCCGGCAGGACGAGCCCAGCGCTCCCCGCAGCGGGTCCGCCGTCGCGCATGCCCCTGACGCCCACGCCGTCCATGGCCATGGCATGGACGACGAGCACATGGTGCACAGCCACGGCCAGCATGCCGGCCACAGCGTTGCGATGTTCAAGAACAGGTTCTGGCTCACGCTGGCCCTGTCGGTGCCGGTGGTCTACTTCAGCCCGATGTTCGGGCACCTGCTCGGCTACATGCCCCCGGTTTTCCCGGGCTCGGCCTGGATCCCGCCGCTGCTGGGCACCGTGATCTTCGTCTACGGTGGTCAGCCCTTCCTCAGGGGTGGCCTGGAGGAGCTGAAGAGCCGGAAACCTGCCATGATGCTGCTGATCGCCATGGCCATCAGTGTCGCTTTCATCGCCTCCTGGGTCACCAGCCTCGGGATCGGCGGTTTTGACCTGGACTTCTGGTGGGAGCTGGCCCTGCTGGTGGCGATCATGCTGCTGGGGCACTGGATCGAGATGCGCGCCCTCGGCTCCGCACGGGGCGCGCTCGACGCTCTCGCCGCACTCCTGCCCGACGAGGCGGACCGGATCACCGCTGAGGGCACGGAAACCGTCAAAGTCAGCGAACTCGTGGCAGGGGACACCGTTCTGGTCCGCTCCGGCGCCCGGATGCCGGCCGACGGCATGGTCGTCGACGGCCAGGCCGAGTTTGACGAATCGATGATCACCGGCGAATCCAGGACCGTCCTCCGCTCACCGGGCGATAAGGTCATCGCCGGAACGGTTGCCACAGACAACACCGTCCGCGTGCAGGTCACCGCCGTCGGGGATGACACCGCCCTGGCCGGGATCCAGCGGCTGGTCGCCGAGGCGCAGGCCTCCTCCTCCAAGGCCCAGGCCCTGGCCGACCGGGCCGCCGCGTTCCTGTTCTACTTCGCCGCCGGCGCCGGCGTCATCACGTTCATCGTCTGGTCAATGCTGGGCAGCGTTCCCGACGCCGTCACCCGTACCGTCACCGTGCTCGTGATCGCCTGCCCCCATGCCCTGGGCCTGGCCATCCCCCTGGTGATCGCAATCTCCACCGAGCAGGCGGCCAGGGCAGGTGTCCTGATCAAGAACCGGATGGCCCTGGAGCGCATGCGCACCGTCGACGTCGTGCTCTTCGACAAGACCGGGACGCTGACCAGGGGCGAACCCGCGCTCAAGGACGTCGCGGCCGCCGAGGGCTTGGACCGGAACGATCTCCTGGCGCTGGCCGCAGCCGTGGAAGCGGACAGCGAGCACCCGGTGGCCCGGGCCATCGTCCGAGCCGCGCGGGAGCAGGGCATGGCGATTCCGGCGGCTTCCGGATTTTCGTCCATGACCGGCCGCGGTGTCCGCGCCACGGTCGACGGCAGGACCGTCCAGGTCGGCGGCCCGGCCCTGCTCCGCGACCTCGAAGCGGAAGAACCGCCGGCACTGGCCGCCGCCACCCGGGCGTGGATGGACCGCGGCGCCGCCGTGCTGCACATCATTGACGGGCGAAGGATCCTCGGAGCCGTGAGCCTCGAGGACGCCGTCCGCACCGAATCCCGGCAGGCCGTCAAGGCACTGCAGGACCGCGGCATCAAAGTCGCCATGATCACCGGTGACGCCCGGCAGGTCGCCCGCGCCGTCGCGGAAGAGCTCAACATCGATGAGGTGTTCGCCGAAGTCCTCCCGGCCGATAAGGACAAGAAGGTCGCTGAGCTGCAGGCCCGCGGACTGAAGGTCGCCATGGTCGGGGACGGCGTCAACGACTCCCCCGCCCTGGCGAGGGCCGAGGTGGGGATAGCGATCGGCGCCGGCACCGACGTCGCGATGGAATCCGCCGGCGTTGTCCTGGCCGGCAACGATCCCCGGGCCGTCCTGTCGATGCTGGACCTCTCCCGGGCCAGCTACCGGAAAATGTGGCAAAACCTCATCTGGGCCACCGGCTACAACATCATCTCCGTCCCGCTGGCCGCCGGAGTGCTCGCCTTCGCCGGCGTCGTGCTCTCGCCTGCTGCCGGCGCCGTGCTGATGTCCGTCTCCACGATCGTCGTCGCCCTGAACGCGCAGCTGCTGCGCCGGCTGAAACTGAACCCCGCCCAGGTCCGCTGA
- a CDS encoding MBL fold metallo-hydrolase, which produces MSGAGTPLRIDRLVTSGTFSLDGGTWDVDNNVWIVGNDEECVIIDPAHDSAAVEAAVAGRTVTAILLTHGHDDHIGAVGQVRGRVDAPVYLNREDWMLWERVFPGTEPDHAIADGDTFDVAGARLVALHTPGHSPGSMCFYLESEGTVFSGDTLFQGGPGATGRSFSDFPTIVESIRSRLLTLPADTVVRTGHGDPTTVGAEAPQLQEWIARGH; this is translated from the coding sequence GTGAGCGGCGCCGGGACCCCGCTCCGGATCGACCGGCTGGTCACCTCGGGCACGTTCTCGCTCGACGGCGGCACCTGGGATGTTGACAACAACGTCTGGATCGTCGGCAACGACGAGGAATGTGTCATCATCGACCCGGCGCACGACTCTGCCGCCGTCGAGGCCGCCGTCGCAGGCAGAACCGTGACGGCAATCCTGCTCACACACGGGCACGATGACCACATCGGCGCCGTCGGCCAGGTCCGCGGGCGCGTCGACGCCCCGGTGTACCTGAACCGCGAGGACTGGATGCTCTGGGAACGTGTGTTCCCGGGGACCGAACCGGACCACGCCATCGCGGACGGGGACACTTTCGACGTCGCCGGGGCCCGGCTCGTGGCCCTGCACACCCCGGGGCATTCCCCCGGGTCCATGTGCTTCTACCTCGAAAGCGAAGGCACGGTCTTCAGCGGCGACACGCTGTTCCAGGGTGGACCGGGCGCCACCGGCCGGTCCTTCAGCGACTTCCCCACCATCGTCGAATCCATCCGGAGCCGGCTGCTGACGCTCCCGGCTGACACAGTGGTGCGGACCGGCCACGGGGATCCGACGACGGTCGGCGCCGAGGCCCCGCAGCTTCAGGAGTGGATCGCCCGGGGGCACTAG
- a CDS encoding lipoate--protein ligase family protein, with product MPQAAGGPRTLTVVRQEESLGAAGDLDFALELLNKVKTGVVGPTLRLYRPAPTVAFGQRDTHLPGFDAAARACRDLGFEPLVRKAGGRAAAYHEGTLVIDHVEPQQDAIAGAKGRFSFFGELLAQALRSTGVDAAVGEIPGEYCPGEFSVHGQDQAFPDRKIKLIGTAQRVVSGGWLFSSVIVVENSAPIRAVLEASYAALGLDWDPATAGAVNDLVPHLDVDAIEAAVIGTYARYATLDYGDFGRLPG from the coding sequence ATGCCGCAGGCCGCTGGCGGACCACGGACACTGACGGTTGTCCGGCAGGAGGAATCGCTCGGTGCCGCCGGGGACCTCGACTTCGCGCTCGAGCTGCTGAACAAGGTCAAGACGGGCGTGGTGGGCCCCACCCTGCGGCTCTACCGCCCGGCCCCCACCGTGGCGTTCGGGCAGCGGGACACCCATCTGCCAGGCTTCGACGCCGCGGCGCGGGCCTGCCGGGACCTGGGTTTTGAGCCGCTCGTGCGGAAGGCCGGCGGCCGTGCCGCGGCGTATCACGAGGGGACGCTCGTGATCGACCATGTCGAGCCGCAGCAGGACGCCATCGCGGGTGCCAAGGGCCGGTTCTCCTTCTTCGGCGAGCTGCTGGCGCAGGCGCTGCGCAGCACGGGAGTGGACGCCGCCGTCGGGGAAATCCCGGGTGAATACTGCCCGGGTGAATTCAGCGTCCACGGCCAGGACCAGGCCTTCCCGGACCGCAAAATCAAGCTGATCGGCACCGCCCAGCGCGTCGTTTCCGGCGGCTGGCTGTTCAGCTCCGTAATCGTGGTGGAGAACTCCGCCCCCATCCGGGCTGTGCTGGAGGCCAGCTACGCGGCCCTGGGCCTGGACTGGGACCCGGCCACGGCCGGCGCCGTCAACGACCTCGTCCCGCACCTGGACGTGGACGCGATCGAGGCGGCCGTGATCGGCACCTACGCCCGCTACGCCACCCTGGACTACGGCGACTTCGGCCGGCTGCCTGGCTAG
- a CDS encoding SRPBCC family protein yields the protein MSTYEVTRTAVIPAPAEEIFPLVNSFHEWTKWSPWESVDPAMDRSYSGNDSGVGAQYAWSGNRKAGAGTMEIVDSIEPQSIKIRLAFTKPFKAVNPTVFTFAPAAGGTQVTWAMTGENKGIAKLFAVVMNMDKMIGADFERGLASLAGAVAQRQA from the coding sequence ATGTCTACCTATGAAGTCACCCGGACCGCCGTCATCCCGGCCCCGGCCGAAGAGATCTTCCCGCTCGTCAACAGTTTCCATGAGTGGACCAAATGGTCGCCCTGGGAATCCGTGGATCCCGCGATGGACCGCAGCTACTCAGGCAACGATTCCGGCGTCGGCGCCCAGTACGCCTGGAGCGGCAACCGCAAGGCGGGCGCCGGGACCATGGAGATCGTCGACTCCATTGAGCCGCAGAGCATCAAGATCCGCCTCGCCTTCACCAAGCCCTTCAAGGCGGTCAACCCGACGGTCTTCACCTTCGCCCCTGCCGCCGGCGGGACACAGGTGACTTGGGCCATGACCGGCGAGAACAAGGGCATCGCCAAGCTCTTCGCCGTGGTCATGAATATGGACAAGATGATCGGCGCGGACTTCGAACGGGGCCTGGCTTCGCTTGCCGGCGCCGTGGCACAGCGACAGGCCTGA
- a CDS encoding SOS response-associated peptidase encodes MARAVGDLLAEFDAGLEEEIVIPPSWNVAPTVDVPILLERLVDGSPVRQLHIARWGLVPSWAKDPSIGSKMINARSESVLEKPAFRKATRSRRCAVPADGYYEWKGEGRGKQPYYVHPRDQHPMVFAGLYEWWKDPSKADGDPERWLLSTSILTTDSPPEGYAGGMLAELTALHDRVPLPMDRGTMQAWLDPQADDAAALVALVRAGAHDVAEGWTIDAVGTAVGNVRNDSPELIQPVGSLF; translated from the coding sequence ATGGCCCGGGCCGTCGGAGACCTGCTGGCGGAGTTCGACGCCGGGCTCGAGGAAGAGATTGTCATCCCGCCGTCCTGGAACGTCGCCCCGACGGTGGATGTGCCGATCCTGCTGGAACGGCTCGTGGACGGCAGCCCGGTCCGCCAACTGCACATCGCGCGCTGGGGGCTGGTGCCGTCCTGGGCCAAGGATCCGAGCATCGGGTCGAAGATGATCAACGCCCGCAGCGAAAGCGTCCTGGAGAAGCCCGCGTTCCGGAAGGCCACCCGCTCCCGGCGCTGCGCCGTGCCGGCTGACGGCTACTACGAATGGAAGGGCGAGGGGCGGGGAAAGCAGCCCTACTATGTGCATCCCAGGGACCAACACCCGATGGTGTTCGCCGGGCTGTACGAATGGTGGAAGGACCCGTCCAAGGCCGACGGCGATCCGGAACGCTGGCTGCTCTCGACCTCGATCCTGACAACGGACTCGCCGCCCGAAGGCTATGCCGGCGGAATGCTCGCGGAACTCACGGCCCTGCACGACCGGGTCCCGCTGCCGATGGACCGCGGCACGATGCAGGCCTGGCTGGACCCGCAGGCCGATGACGCCGCGGCCCTCGTGGCGCTGGTGCGGGCCGGGGCGCACGACGTCGCGGAGGGCTGGACGATCGACGCCGTCGGCACCGCCGTCGGGAATGTCAGGAACGACTCGCCCGAACTCATCCAGCCGGTCGGGAGCCTGTTCTAG